The Antarcticibacterium flavum genome contains the following window.
ACTGGAATGGCCCTGTGGGTGCCAGTCCTGGGTGGCGATAATGAGCTCAAATTTTTCCTGAAGCCTGTTAATTACCTCCACTATCTCATCTCCTCCCGGTACTGCGAGAGCTCCCCCGGGAATGAAATCATTTTGAACATCAATTATGATCAACGTCTTCATGGTCCATTTTTTTATATTTCTTTATCAGGTTTTCTCTTTCCTCTTTCAGCCTTCGGCTAATCCCTATTTTATAGATGTGCGGATTGTCAAAACGTTTATATTCCGGTGGGAGGGATTCCAGTCTTTCCGCAGCATATTCAGCTATATCCCAAACGCTTCTTGATTCAATTTGAATGTGGCCATTCTCCATTACCTTATGCAGAAGGGGTTCCATATAAAATTCCTTAACCGGAAGCGATTTTAAAGGGCCTACGGGGTCATAGATCTTTTCAAGTTCGGTTTCCTCCCGCAGCGTGATCGCATCGGCCCCTATAAGTTCGCCATTTTTATCCCTAATGCGATAAACCTGCTTTATATGGGGAATGGTGATCTTAGCAAGGGTCTCAGATATTTTCAACCTGGGTTTCCCATTGGACATGCTTAACTTGTAAACCCCGTCCAGTGCCGCATCTGGCTGGCCTGTCACCAGGCTGGTACCTATCCCAAAAATATCAATGGGTGCTTTTTGTTCCAGTAAACTTTTAACTACATATTCATCCAATTGATTGGATGCAATGATCTTTACATAATCAAGCCCGGCATTATCCAGCATTTTACGGCTTTCCCTGGCCAGATAGGCGAGATCGCCACTATCCAACCTTATGCCTGCGAGCTTTTGTCCTCTTTGCTCCATCTCCTTTGCAACCGTAATGCTATTTGGAAGACCACTGGAGAGGGTGTTATAAGTATCTACAAGCAACACACAATTATTTGGCCTTCCCTTTGCAAAACTACGGAAGGCTTCCAGCTCATCATCAAAACTTTGGATAAAAGAATGAGCCATGGTACCAGACACAGGAATATTAAAATCCTCTGACGCAATAACATTACTGGTCCCGTTAAAACCTCCAATTATTGCAGCCCGGCTGGCGTGATAACTACCTGCACCCTGCGCCCTTCTCATCCCAAACTCCATTAAATGCCTATTCCCGGCTACCAGTCTTATCCTGCTGGCCTTTGTGGCAACAAGGGTTTGAAAGTTGAGAAGGTTAAGCAACATGGTCTCAATGATTTGTGCCTCTATGATATTTGCTTCCACCTGTAATATGGGCCTGTTTGGAAATACAATATCACCTTCATGGCTCGCATAGATAGTACCTGTGAACCTGAAGTTCTTTAGATATGATAGAAATTTATCTGAAAATCCGCCTTTTCTTAGATATTCCAGGTCTTTTTTGGTGAATTTGAGATCCTGAAGAATGCGTAGCAGGTCTTCGAGGCCGGCAAAAACAGCATAACCACCCTGGAAAGGGTTTTTCCTGTAATAGTAATCAAAGACCGCAATGTGGTCTTTGTGGCCATTATTAAAATAGACCTCTGCCATCGCCAGCTGGTACTGGTCTGTATAAGTCGCTGAAAAATTGATCATTCGGTTGGTGGTTTAGTTCTCCTCCTCTAGCTGCTTTAGTTTTTGAAGATAATGGTTATAGTCGCCTTCACTGTACATAACAAATTTAATCCTTTGCAAATGTTTAAGTGCAGGAAGTTCCTTTAAAATAGTTTTAAAGGCAACATTTGTAGCTTCTTTAAAGGGATAACCAAAGGCACCTGTTGAGATTGCAGGAAATGCAATACTGCTGAGTTCATTTTCATTTGCAAGCCTAAGTGCATTGGCATAGCAATTTGACAGAAGGCTATCTTCAGGTTTGTCCTTTCCATATACAGGGCCTAAGCAATGAATGATCTTTTTATTGGGAAGGTTGTGGGCAGAGGTTATAACAGCTTCCCCGGGTAAAATTGGGGCCAGTGGATTACACTCTTCATATAATCCCGGCCCGGCTGCTGCGTGTAAGGCACCTGCCACTCCCCCTCCGGGAGCAAGTTGTGCATTCGCGGCATTTACCACGGCATCTACATCTGGTTGGGAGGCAATATTCCCGCGAATAACTTCAATTTCTACCTTTCCATACGCTATTTTCATCTGGATTTTTAAAGAAAAGATACAAAAATAGCCGCTTAATTTGATGTTTACACTGAACCTTACCTCATAGGTCGTACCCTGAGGTTAAAATTTCCCTGGGAGACAGATCTCCAGGAAAATTGTGAATTCTCATAGCCAGAAAATTCAAAATTACCCTTTATAATTGTGCCATCATCATCTGTAATTTCCAAACGATTGGTGATATCCCCAGCCCCGGAACACGGTAAGGAGCAGTCCAATTACCCGGTGGAGAAGCTTCAGAATAAGAGATCCAGCTTTTGTTCATAGGATTGTCCCCAAAGGAGTAAAGACCCTTTCCCTTGTAATTCAGGATGCGAAACTCAATATTCTTTCCGCTGTGGGATTCTACCTTAACAAGCAGATCAATCGCCCCATAGTTTGCCAGGATCTTTTCGCAGTGTACTTTTCCCGAAGTAGAATTAACAGTATATTTTTCAGCATTGATATTGGCTGTGAGAAATTGTTCGTCGTAAAGTGCTTCGTGATCGTCACTGCAGGCGAAAAGGAGGGTTGCACAAATCAAGAGAAGACAGGGAGTTGCAGAAAGAGTTTTCATGGCCGTAATATTTAAAGAACTATATCTCTAAATTTACTACATACTTTCCCTTCTCCATAGGGGAAAATCCCCTATTTTTATTTCCAACTATTTGATTATAAAAGTTTTACGCATAAAAAAGGCAAGAAATTAAATACAAAAAAAATGGACGGCCCCAACCGTCCATTTATAATATTACTAAATTCCCCCAAAGAATCTATGTAACGCATGTCTAACCATATGGAAGTACTGTACAAGTGCATTGTACAAACATATAGTCATAGAAGATGCTTAAACCTTACAGGGGGGGGGTGAAAAAAAATTTATTTTTTTTCCGGAATTCAGCTAACCAAATTCGACTGTTAGAGGAGCTTATAAATACCTAATAATTCTTTTCTATTTTTTATTAGAATATTTAGCGAAGAATAAAAATTACATTATATTTGCAACCGCAAAAATGATTGCAACACTCCTCCTTAGCTCAGTTGGTTAGAGCATCTGACTGTTAATCAGAGGGTCCTTGGTTCGAGCCCAAGAGGGGGAGCAAACAAAAAGCTTTAAAAAAGCTGGATTACGTACATACGGAAAAGATTATTTTCCTCCTTAGCTCAGCTGGTTAGAGCATCTGACTGTTAATCAGAGGGTCCTTGGTTCGAGCCCAAGAGGGGGAGCAAAAAGCCTGGCAGAGATGTCAGGCTTTCTTGTTTTTTAAAAATTGCGGAATTTTAAAATGGAAAAGCTAAATAAAAAATTAGACTCATCAAATAATATTCTATCTCACGCAAATCACCTGGAACTAATTAATCCACTTTTCCCTGCTAAGAACCCTTCCGTCTTAATCGGTAAGAAAAGTTTCTTAGCGATATAAATTCTTCGCCGATTAATCCACCTTCCCTAAAAAAAAAGGGAAGGAGGCTTTTCTTAGCTTATCTATGAATTACAAATGTTACCAGTCTTTAATCAAAATTGACACATAAATTTTTTCTTTAACCAATTAAAAACAAGATTCATATAATCTTTTTTCAGAACTTTAGGATTCTGATCAAAATCTTCATCAAATGAAAAATTTTCTATTTCTAACTCTTTTAATACTCTTCACCACCTCCGGATTTTCCCAACAGGCACTTCAAGGAGCCGGGGACATTGTCTCTCCAGAGGTACACGAGGACAATTCTGTAAGTTTCAGGCTTCACGCTCCTAGTGCCGGGGAGGTGAAAATAAGTGGAGAATGGCTTCCCCAGGAAAACGGGAACACCATCCCTGTGGAAATGAGCAAAAATGAAGATAATATATGGACCTATACCACAGAACCACTTCCCTCAAACCTTTACAGCTATTCATTTATTGTAGACGGGTTGAGAATTACAGATCCTAATAATGTTCATCAAATAAGGGATGTGGCCACAGTTAGTAATATCTTAATGGTAGGTAACGGAAAGGCCGATAATTATATGGTGACCAACGTACCGCACGGTACGGTCTCGAGGAGATGGTACAAATCTCCATCAAACAAGGATAATCCCGGTAGAAGAATAACAATTTACACTCCCCCCGGATATGAAGATAGTTCTGAGAACTATCCCGTCCTATACCTGCTTCACGGGATGGGAGGGGATGAGGAAGCCTGGATGGCCCTTGGACGCACATCCCAGATCCTTGATAATTTGATCGCACAGGGGAAAGCCAAACCTATGATTGTGGTGATGCCCAATGGAAATTATTCTCAGGAGGCTGCACCCGGCGAATCCTCAAAAGGATTTTATAAGCCCAATTTTCAACTGCCAAATACCATGGAAGGAAGTATGGAAAGCTCATTTCCAGATGTCATAAATTTCATAGAAAGCAATTACAGGGTAAAAGCCGATAAAGAGAACAGGGCCATCGCAGGCCTATCCATGGGAGGATTCCACTCCCTGCACATTTCCAGGTTCTATCCAAATATGTTTGACTATGTAGGCCTCTTCTCCCCTGGCATTAATCCATTCGAAAAAACCAATTCTCCCGTTTATGAAAATATAGAGGAAACTCTTAAAAAGCAAAAAGAGAACGGGATCGAACTCTACTGGATCGCCATAGGGAAAACCGATTTTCTCTACAAAAGCGTGGAGGATTTTCGAAAAACCCTGGATAAGATTGAAATGGACTATGAATATGTTGAAACCGAAGGTGGCCACACCTGGTCTAACTGGCGGGATTACCTGGTGGAATTTACGCCACAGCTATTTCAAGAGTAGGCTTTGAGAGTAAAGGGCAGAGGAAAGAGGAAAGTGGAAAGAGGAAAGTGGAAAGTCAGTACTTATAAAAAAGAGTTACTGTCAAATGAGTTGAAGAGGTTGTTTGATAACACTTTTTCTAAAATGCCAGGTGACGAATTAATTTCGTGAAACTCATTTTGCAACTCTATTTACCTCCGTGGTTAAATAATTATCTACTGCGAGGAACCTAGACTATTTATTTAAAGAATCACTATACTTTACACAAAAAACGCCAGATATAAAATCTGACGTCCTTTTATATAACTGTTTTAGAATTATTTACTCAAACAACCAGCGGTAAATATCATTCCCATTGGCAAATAGTACCAGGGCGATTAGTATGAAGAAACCTACCAGCTGTGCATACTCCATGAATTTCTCATTAGGTTTTCTTCCGGTTACGATCTCATACATAAGGAACACCACATGCCCCCCGTCCAGTGCAGGAATAGGAAGTATGTTCATAAACGCAAGAATGATGGAAATAAGCGCGGTTGCCAGCCAGAAGCCCTGCCAGTTCCACGCATCGGGAAACAGGCCACCTATGGCTCCAAATCCGCCAACCTGGGTAGCTCCTTTTGCGGTGAAGACATATTTGAACTGGGCTACATAATCGTGTAGGGTCCAGTAGCCATAATCAAAACCTTCAGAGATACTCTCACCGATACTATATTCCCTTTTCTGTACCTGGAATCCCCGGCCAGATGGATATACCCCAAGTTTCCCATCATCGTCGGGAGTTACTTTGGTGCTCATTATCTCTCCCTCGCGGCTAAACACCACTTCAATTTCCTTGTTCTTTGCTTCAGTAGTAATGGGCGCAAGCTCGTGCCAGTAACCTATTTCCACATTATTAAGCGAGATTAGGCTATCACCTTTTTGCAGTCCGGCCCTTTCAGCAGCGGTTTCTGCCACAACAGAGTCCAGCACCGGCGATTGGATTGGAATAAACGGTTGCATGATCCCTTCCTGGAACATATAGGAGCCAATATCATCTGGTAAGGAGATCACCTCCTGTTCCCCGCTCTGGCGAAGCACAGTAATATTCTTCACATCCCTTAGGAACAAATACCTGTTCACATCAATGGAATTCTCAAGTTCCTCCCCATTAATGGCCAGTACCCTGTCCCCATCCTCGAATCCAAACTCCTTGAAATTTTCAGCCACTGCAAATCCGCGGGGCATATCATCGGCACTTACATAGCCGCTACCCCATACAAACAGCACCATCATATAGATGAGGAAACCAAGAACAAGGTTCACGGTCACCCCTCCAAGCATAATGATAAGCCTTTGCCATGCCGGTTTACTCCTAAACTCCCAGGGCTTTGGCGGCTGGGCCATTTGCTCCTTATCCATGCTCTCGTCTATCATCCCTGATATCTTCACGTAACCCCCCAGGGGTAGCCAGCCAATACCATATTCTGTCCCCCCAATTTTCTTCTTGAAAAGGGCAAATTTTACATCAAAGAACAAATAGAATTTCTCAACCCGGGTCTTGAATAATTTTGCAGGGATAAAGTGCCCCAGCTCGTGTAAAACAATAAGTAATGATAAACTAAGAAGTAATTGTATTGCTTTTATTATAAATGGATCCATATAGTGCAGTCACAAATTTTAATCGCACAAAAGTAACCTTTTATAAACTCCTAAAAAAGCATAAATAGAAGCTAGTGATTTAGCATTCTGAAATTTAATACCTGTTATGCCATTAATTGATCTCCAGGTGGTAATTTTGCAGAAA
Protein-coding sequences here:
- a CDS encoding esterase, with amino-acid sequence MKNFLFLTLLILFTTSGFSQQALQGAGDIVSPEVHEDNSVSFRLHAPSAGEVKISGEWLPQENGNTIPVEMSKNEDNIWTYTTEPLPSNLYSYSFIVDGLRITDPNNVHQIRDVATVSNILMVGNGKADNYMVTNVPHGTVSRRWYKSPSNKDNPGRRITIYTPPGYEDSSENYPVLYLLHGMGGDEEAWMALGRTSQILDNLIAQGKAKPMIVVMPNGNYSQEAAPGESSKGFYKPNFQLPNTMEGSMESSFPDVINFIESNYRVKADKENRAIAGLSMGGFHSLHISRFYPNMFDYVGLFSPGINPFEKTNSPVYENIEETLKKQKENGIELYWIAIGKTDFLYKSVEDFRKTLDKIEMDYEYVETEGGHTWSNWRDYLVEFTPQLFQE
- a CDS encoding macro domain-containing protein, giving the protein MKIAYGKVEIEVIRGNIASQPDVDAVVNAANAQLAPGGGVAGALHAAAGPGLYEECNPLAPILPGEAVITSAHNLPNKKIIHCLGPVYGKDKPEDSLLSNCYANALRLANENELSSIAFPAISTGAFGYPFKEATNVAFKTILKELPALKHLQRIKFVMYSEGDYNHYLQKLKQLEEEN
- the rseP gene encoding RIP metalloprotease RseP — its product is MDPFIIKAIQLLLSLSLLIVLHELGHFIPAKLFKTRVEKFYLFFDVKFALFKKKIGGTEYGIGWLPLGGYVKISGMIDESMDKEQMAQPPKPWEFRSKPAWQRLIIMLGGVTVNLVLGFLIYMMVLFVWGSGYVSADDMPRGFAVAENFKEFGFEDGDRVLAINGEELENSIDVNRYLFLRDVKNITVLRQSGEQEVISLPDDIGSYMFQEGIMQPFIPIQSPVLDSVVAETAAERAGLQKGDSLISLNNVEIGYWHELAPITTEAKNKEIEVVFSREGEIMSTKVTPDDDGKLGVYPSGRGFQVQKREYSIGESISEGFDYGYWTLHDYVAQFKYVFTAKGATQVGGFGAIGGLFPDAWNWQGFWLATALISIILAFMNILPIPALDGGHVVFLMYEIVTGRKPNEKFMEYAQLVGFFILIALVLFANGNDIYRWLFE
- a CDS encoding nicotinate phosphoribosyltransferase, coding for MINFSATYTDQYQLAMAEVYFNNGHKDHIAVFDYYYRKNPFQGGYAVFAGLEDLLRILQDLKFTKKDLEYLRKGGFSDKFLSYLKNFRFTGTIYASHEGDIVFPNRPILQVEANIIEAQIIETMLLNLLNFQTLVATKASRIRLVAGNRHLMEFGMRRAQGAGSYHASRAAIIGGFNGTSNVIASEDFNIPVSGTMAHSFIQSFDDELEAFRSFAKGRPNNCVLLVDTYNTLSSGLPNSITVAKEMEQRGQKLAGIRLDSGDLAYLARESRKMLDNAGLDYVKIIASNQLDEYVVKSLLEQKAPIDIFGIGTSLVTGQPDAALDGVYKLSMSNGKPRLKISETLAKITIPHIKQVYRIRDKNGELIGADAITLREETELEKIYDPVGPLKSLPVKEFYMEPLLHKVMENGHIQIESRSVWDIAEYAAERLESLPPEYKRFDNPHIYKIGISRRLKEERENLIKKYKKMDHEDVDHN